The Gammaproteobacteria bacterium genome includes a window with the following:
- the pheA gene encoding prephenate dehydratase: MKEQERLAVLRERIDELDLQIQNLICERARCAQGIARFKQSEQGDGQDSFYRPEREAQVLRRLRERNPGPLSDDEMVRLFREIMSACLALEQPLRVAYLGPEGTFTQAAALKHFGHSVATVAQQTIDEVFRDVEAGASHYGVVPVENSTEGVVTHTLDMFLNSPLKIVGEVQLRIHHSLLSKAAGLAAVKRVYSHQQSLAQCREWLNSHLANVERVPVNSNGEAARRAAEEENAAAIAGEQAAGLYGLQVLAPNIEDEPENTTRFLVIGRENVPPSGDDKTALLLAAPNRPGALYELLAPLAKHGISMTRIESRPSRRGVWEYVFFVDLLGHQIDPVVARALQQLREDSAMLRVLGSFPRSSL; encoded by the coding sequence ATGAAGGAACAAGAACGACTGGCAGTCTTGCGCGAGCGCATCGACGAGCTGGACCTGCAAATACAAAACCTGATCTGCGAGCGGGCACGCTGCGCCCAGGGTATCGCCCGTTTCAAGCAAAGTGAGCAGGGTGACGGGCAGGACAGCTTCTACCGGCCGGAGCGCGAGGCCCAGGTGTTGCGCCGCCTGCGTGAGCGCAATCCGGGACCGTTGAGCGATGACGAAATGGTGCGGCTGTTTCGCGAAATCATGTCCGCCTGTCTGGCGCTGGAGCAACCCCTGCGCGTTGCCTATCTCGGCCCGGAGGGCACCTTTACCCAGGCGGCGGCGCTGAAGCACTTTGGTCACTCGGTCGCCACAGTGGCACAGCAGACCATAGACGAAGTCTTCCGTGACGTGGAAGCAGGCGCCAGTCATTACGGTGTGGTGCCGGTGGAGAACTCCACGGAAGGTGTGGTCACTCACACCTTGGACATGTTTCTCAATTCCCCCCTGAAAATCGTGGGCGAGGTGCAATTGCGCATTCACCATAGCCTGCTCAGCAAGGCCGCGGGGCTTGCCGCCGTCAAACGGGTCTATTCTCACCAGCAGTCCCTGGCACAATGTCGCGAGTGGTTGAACAGCCACCTGGCAAATGTGGAACGCGTGCCGGTCAACTCCAATGGGGAAGCCGCGCGGCGCGCGGCAGAGGAAGAAAACGCGGCGGCCATAGCAGGGGAACAGGCGGCCGGTCTTTATGGATTGCAGGTCTTGGCCCCGAATATCGAGGACGAGCCGGAGAACACCACCCGTTTTCTGGTCATCGGGCGGGAAAATGTGCCCCCCAGCGGTGACGATAAAACGGCTTTGTTGCTGGCCGCGCCGAATCGGCCCGGTGCACTTTACGAACTTCTGGCACCGCTGGCGAAACACGGCATTTCCATGACCCGCATCGAATCCCGTCCGTCCCGGCGCGGGGTGTGGGAATACGTTTTTTTCGTGGACCTGCTGGGACATCAGATTGACCCCGTTGTCGCCAGGGCCTTGCAGCAGCTGCGCGAGGATTCGGCTATGTTGAGAGTGCTGGGTTCGTTTCCCCGATCCTCCTTGTGA
- the serC gene encoding 3-phosphoserine/phosphohydroxythreonine transaminase, with protein sequence MSRVFNFSAGPAVLPEEVLQQAQQELLDWHGSGMSVMEMSHRSKAFVSIAEQAEADLRELLAVPEHYKVLFLQGGASSQFAMVPLNVLRGRERADYINTGAWSKKAIAEARRYCTVNVAASGERGNFTGIPPQEEWRLDPQAAYVHYTPNETIGGVEFHWVPETGDVPLVADMSSTILSRPIDVSRYGVIYAGAQKNIGPAGLTIVIVRDDLLGAAAPATPSMFDYKTQADAGSMYNTPPTYAWYVAGLVFQWLKRQGGLSAMGQINQRKAGKLYEAIDASGFYSNPVEPDCRSWMNVPFTLLDAGLDAVFLKEAAECGLKTLKGHRSVGGMRASIYNAMPEEGVDALVEFMAEFERRHG encoded by the coding sequence ATGTCACGAGTATTTAATTTCAGCGCCGGTCCAGCGGTGCTGCCGGAAGAAGTGCTTCAGCAAGCGCAACAAGAACTGTTGGATTGGCACGGTTCCGGCATGTCGGTGATGGAAATGAGTCACCGCAGCAAGGCCTTCGTCAGTATTGCGGAGCAGGCCGAGGCGGATTTGCGCGAATTGCTGGCGGTGCCTGAGCACTACAAGGTATTGTTCCTGCAAGGCGGCGCCAGCAGCCAGTTCGCCATGGTGCCTTTGAACGTGTTGCGTGGCAGGGAAAGGGCGGATTACATCAACACCGGTGCCTGGTCGAAAAAGGCCATCGCCGAAGCTCGCCGCTATTGTACGGTGAACGTGGCGGCCAGCGGCGAGCGCGGCAACTTCACCGGAATTCCCCCGCAAGAGGAATGGCGGCTCGACCCGCAGGCGGCTTATGTGCACTACACGCCCAATGAAACCATCGGCGGGGTGGAGTTCCACTGGGTGCCCGAAACCGGTGATGTCCCCCTGGTGGCCGACATGTCGTCTACCATTTTGTCGCGCCCCATTGATGTGTCCCGTTACGGTGTGATTTACGCCGGCGCCCAGAAAAACATCGGTCCTGCGGGCCTGACCATTGTCATCGTCCGCGACGATCTCCTCGGCGCGGCGGCGCCCGCCACACCCAGTATGTTTGACTATAAAACCCAGGCCGATGCAGGCTCCATGTACAACACCCCACCCACCTATGCCTGGTACGTCGCCGGCCTGGTGTTTCAGTGGTTGAAACGTCAAGGCGGTTTGAGCGCCATGGGGCAGATCAACCAACGCAAGGCCGGGAAACTCTATGAGGCCATCGACGCGTCCGGGTTCTACAGCAACCCGGTGGAACCCGACTGCCGCTCCTGGATGAACGTGCCCTTCACCCTGCTGGACGCCGGACTGGACGCCGTGTTTCTCAAAGAAGCCGCGGAGTGCGGCCTGAAAACCCTCAAGGGCCACCGATCCGTGGGCGGCATGCGGGCCAGCATTTACAACGCCATGCCGGAGGAGGGCGTGGACGCCCTGGTCGAATTCATGGCGGAATTCGAGCGCCGTCACGGTTAA
- a CDS encoding 3-phosphoglycerate dehydrogenase, translating to MFKILTLNNISVAGLERLPRESYEVASEIQHPDAILLRSFKMHDMALPDSLKAVGRAGAGVNNIPVADCTARGIAVFNTPGANANAVKELVLAGMLLAARNICQAWDFARGLEGDDETLNKQVEAGKKKFVGFELPGRTLGVIGLGAIGVKVANAASRLGMKVIGYDPQITVQSAWRLSAEVQQARSVDDLLAESDFVSFHVPLVEGTRHMINKARIGLMKDKAVVLNFARQGIVEDRAVLDALAGGKLYAYVCDFPNNQLKNHPRVIALPHVGASTREAEDNCAVMVAGQVRDYLENGNVHNSVNFPEVIMPRSEGGFRVAIANANVPNMVGQISTALADAGLNILDMLNKSRGNVAYTLIDVDRPLPDEVTGRIAAIEGVLSVRRL from the coding sequence ATGTTCAAGATACTCACGTTGAACAACATCTCCGTGGCGGGCCTGGAGCGCTTGCCGCGGGAGAGCTACGAAGTCGCTTCAGAAATCCAACATCCGGACGCCATTTTGCTGCGTTCTTTCAAAATGCACGACATGGCCCTGCCCGACAGCCTCAAAGCCGTGGGCCGTGCCGGCGCCGGGGTGAACAATATTCCGGTGGCGGACTGCACCGCGCGCGGCATAGCCGTGTTCAACACCCCCGGCGCCAACGCCAATGCTGTGAAAGAGCTGGTGCTGGCCGGCATGTTGCTGGCCGCCCGCAACATCTGCCAGGCCTGGGACTTCGCCCGCGGGCTGGAAGGCGATGACGAAACTTTGAACAAACAGGTGGAAGCCGGCAAGAAAAAATTCGTCGGCTTCGAACTGCCAGGCCGGACACTGGGTGTGATCGGCTTGGGTGCCATCGGGGTCAAAGTGGCCAATGCCGCGTCCCGCTTGGGTATGAAGGTCATTGGCTACGATCCCCAGATCACCGTGCAAAGTGCCTGGCGCCTGTCCGCCGAGGTGCAGCAGGCCCGCAGTGTGGATGACCTGTTGGCCGAGTCCGATTTCGTTTCTTTTCATGTGCCCCTGGTGGAAGGCACCCGTCACATGATCAACAAAGCACGCATCGGCCTGATGAAGGACAAGGCGGTGGTCCTCAACTTCGCCCGCCAGGGGATCGTGGAGGACCGGGCGGTGTTGGACGCCCTGGCGGGCGGCAAGTTGTACGCCTACGTCTGCGATTTTCCCAACAATCAACTGAAAAACCACCCGCGAGTGATTGCGCTCCCGCACGTGGGGGCGTCCACCAGGGAAGCGGAAGACAACTGTGCGGTGATGGTGGCCGGACAGGTGCGGGATTATCTGGAAAACGGCAATGTTCACAACTCGGTGAATTTCCCCGAAGTGATCATGCCCCGCAGCGAGGGCGGTTTCCGCGTGGCCATCGCCAATGCCAACGTGCCCAATATGGTGGGACAAATCTCCACCGCCCTGGCCGATGCCGGCTTGAACATTCTGGACATGCTGAACAAATCCCGCGGCAACGTGGCCTACACCTTGATTGATGTGGACCGCCCCTTGCCTGATGAGGTGACCGGCCGTATTGCCGCCATTGAAGGCGTGCTGTCAGTGCGCCGCCTGTAG
- the gyrA gene encoding DNA gyrase subunit A — MTDFAKEVLPVNIEDEMKSSYMEYAMSVIVGRALPDARDGLKPVHRRVLYAMHELGNEWNKPYKKSARVVGDVIGKYHPHGEGAVYDAIVRMAQPFSMRYMLVDGQGNFGSVDGDAPAAMRYTEVRMARIAHDLLVDIDKETVDFIPNYDESEHEPAVLPARVPNLLVNGAAGIAVGLATNIPPHNLSEVIAGCLALIDNPDIDIPGLMQHIPGPDFPTAAIINGARGIHEAYHSGRGRIYVRARTEIETDAKGKEYIIVTELPYQVNKANLLEKIAELVKEKRIEGINELRDESDKDGMRMVIGLRRGEVAEVVLNNLYQHTQLQSVFGINMVALVDRQPRLLNLKQVLECFIRHRREVVTRRTVYELRKARERGHVLEGLAIALANIDPIIALIKAAPGPAEAKAGLVARPWPPGVVTDMLARAGAEASRPDGLAPEYGMSEAGYRLSEAQAQAILDLRLHRLTGLEQEKILNEYKDILDKIQDLLEILSDPDRLMQVIRDELHAIREQYGDERRTEIRTTHQDLSIEDLIPEEDVVVTLSHGGYAKAQPISEYRTQRRGGKGKAATAMKEEDFVDTLIVASTHATILCFSNRGKVYWKKVYELPLAGRGARGKPIVNLLPLEEGERITAVLPIREYGQDKFVFMATATGTVKKTPLPDFSRPRSSGIIAIELVEDDYLVSAKLTDGQQDVLLFTSAGKAVRFKEENVRAMGRTARGVRGIRLEAGQNVIALIIANEADTVLTATEHGYGKRTPLNEFPVHGRGGQGVIAIQTTERNGKVVSALRVADDNEVMLITDRGTLVRTAVRDISIMGRNTQGVRLISLDDGEVLVGVARIEEPGEEENEPDGETGDT; from the coding sequence ATGACCGATTTCGCCAAAGAAGTTCTGCCCGTCAATATCGAAGACGAGATGAAGTCCTCCTATATGGAGTACGCCATGAGCGTGATTGTCGGGCGGGCGCTTCCGGATGCGCGGGATGGGCTCAAGCCAGTGCACCGGCGGGTGCTCTATGCCATGCATGAGCTGGGCAACGAGTGGAACAAGCCCTACAAAAAATCTGCCCGCGTGGTGGGCGATGTGATCGGCAAATACCACCCCCACGGCGAGGGGGCAGTGTACGACGCCATCGTGCGTATGGCCCAGCCCTTTTCCATGCGCTATATGCTGGTGGACGGGCAGGGAAATTTCGGCTCGGTAGACGGCGACGCCCCGGCGGCCATGCGCTACACCGAAGTGCGCATGGCGCGCATCGCCCACGATTTGCTGGTGGACATTGACAAAGAGACTGTTGACTTCATCCCCAACTATGACGAATCCGAGCACGAACCCGCCGTGCTGCCGGCGCGGGTGCCCAATCTCCTGGTCAACGGTGCGGCAGGTATCGCCGTGGGGCTGGCCACCAATATCCCGCCCCACAATCTGTCCGAGGTCATCGCAGGCTGTCTGGCGCTGATCGACAATCCCGACATCGACATTCCCGGCCTGATGCAGCACATCCCCGGTCCCGACTTTCCCACCGCCGCCATCATCAACGGTGCGCGGGGTATCCATGAGGCCTACCACAGCGGCCGCGGCCGCATTTACGTGCGCGCCCGCACCGAAATCGAGACCGATGCCAAGGGCAAGGAATACATCATCGTCACCGAGCTGCCCTACCAGGTGAACAAGGCGAACCTACTGGAAAAAATCGCCGAGCTGGTGAAGGAAAAACGCATCGAAGGCATCAATGAGCTGCGCGACGAATCAGACAAGGACGGCATGCGTATGGTTATCGGCCTGCGGCGGGGTGAAGTGGCCGAAGTGGTGCTGAACAATCTTTATCAGCATACCCAGCTCCAAAGCGTGTTCGGCATCAACATGGTGGCCCTGGTGGACCGCCAGCCGCGTCTGCTCAATCTCAAGCAGGTGCTGGAATGCTTCATCCGCCACCGCCGCGAAGTGGTGACCCGCCGCACCGTCTACGAGCTGCGCAAAGCCCGCGAACGGGGGCACGTGTTGGAAGGTCTGGCCATCGCCCTGGCCAATATTGACCCCATCATCGCCCTGATCAAAGCCGCGCCCGGCCCGGCCGAGGCGAAAGCGGGCTTGGTGGCTCGACCCTGGCCCCCCGGCGTGGTGACGGACATGCTGGCCCGGGCCGGCGCTGAGGCCTCGCGGCCCGACGGCCTGGCGCCGGAGTACGGAATGAGCGAGGCGGGCTACCGTTTGTCGGAAGCCCAGGCGCAAGCCATTCTGGACTTGCGCCTGCATCGCCTGACCGGGTTGGAGCAGGAGAAGATCCTGAATGAATATAAAGATATATTGGATAAAATTCAGGACTTGCTGGAAATCTTGAGCGACCCAGACCGGTTGATGCAGGTCATCCGCGACGAACTGCATGCCATCAGGGAACAGTACGGCGATGAACGCCGCACGGAGATTCGCACCACCCATCAGGATCTCAGCATCGAGGATTTGATTCCCGAGGAAGACGTGGTGGTGACCCTGTCCCACGGTGGTTACGCCAAGGCCCAGCCGATTTCTGAATACCGCACCCAGCGGCGCGGCGGCAAGGGCAAGGCGGCCACGGCCATGAAGGAAGAAGACTTCGTCGACACTCTCATTGTCGCCAGCACCCACGCCACCATTTTGTGCTTTTCCAACCGCGGCAAGGTGTACTGGAAGAAGGTCTACGAACTGCCGTTGGCGGGACGCGGCGCGCGGGGCAAGCCCATTGTCAATCTGCTGCCTTTGGAAGAGGGTGAGCGCATCACCGCCGTACTGCCCATCAGGGAATACGGGCAAGACAAATTCGTGTTCATGGCCACCGCCACGGGCACGGTGAAAAAAACGCCGCTGCCGGATTTTTCGCGCCCCCGCAGCAGCGGCATCATTGCCATTGAACTGGTGGAAGACGATTACCTGGTCAGTGCCAAACTCACCGACGGCCAGCAGGACGTGCTGCTGTTCACCAGCGCGGGCAAAGCGGTGCGCTTCAAAGAAGAAAACGTGCGCGCCATGGGTCGCACCGCCCGGGGCGTGCGGGGAATCCGGCTGGAGGCGGGTCAGAACGTAATCGCCCTGATTATCGCCAATGAAGCTGACACGGTGCTGACCGCCACCGAGCACGGCTATGGCAAACGCACGCCCTTGAACGAATTTCCCGTGCATGGCCGCGGTGGCCAGGGTGTCATTGCCATCCAGACCACCGAACGCAACGGCAAGGTGGTCAGCGCCCTGCGGGTGGCGGATGACAACGAAGTCATGCTGATCACCGACCGGGGCACCCTGGTGCGCACCGCCGTGAGGGATATTTCCATCATGGGGCGCAACACCCAGGGGGTGCGGCTCATCAGTTTGGATGACGGTGAGGTGCTGGTGGGGGTGGCGCGCATCGAGGAGCCGGGCGAGGAAGAGAACGAACCGGACGGCGAAACGGGCGATACATAA